A window of the Candidatus Zymogenaceae bacterium genome harbors these coding sequences:
- a CDS encoding PHP domain-containing protein yields the protein MIDLHTHTTASDGTFSPAALVRLAAEKGLTALSVTDHDTIDGIAAARYQAQKSGVAFVSGIEISAQFTSDGTMHILGYCLDEKDRGFQESLQFLKDARKERNPKIIERMNDAGISITLGDVLAESGGGEVGRPHFARALVKKGHAASIADAFERYLSKGAPCYVDKTRLSPADSIALILRAGGVPVLAHPGSLNLSWEELEELVRKLVGWGMMGIECFYSTHTPEDTGRYLATVEAFGLVATGGTDFHGKNRPKTKLGTGLGDLSIPHEVFDRLVSRHGPDARKVVG from the coding sequence ATGATTGATCTTCACACCCATACCACCGCCTCGGACGGCACCTTCAGCCCGGCGGCGCTCGTGCGCCTTGCGGCAGAGAAGGGGCTGACGGCCCTTTCCGTGACCGATCACGACACCATCGACGGCATCGCCGCCGCACGGTATCAGGCCCAGAAAAGCGGCGTCGCGTTCGTCTCCGGCATAGAGATCAGCGCCCAGTTCACGAGCGACGGCACCATGCACATCCTCGGCTACTGCCTTGACGAAAAGGACAGGGGCTTTCAAGAGTCGCTTCAATTTTTGAAGGACGCCCGCAAGGAGCGGAACCCGAAGATCATCGAGCGGATGAACGATGCGGGCATCTCCATTACGCTTGGGGACGTCCTGGCCGAGAGCGGCGGCGGCGAGGTGGGGCGGCCGCACTTCGCCCGGGCGCTGGTCAAAAAGGGGCACGCCGCATCGATCGCGGACGCCTTCGAGCGGTACCTTTCCAAAGGCGCGCCGTGCTACGTGGACAAGACCAGGCTTTCCCCCGCCGATTCCATCGCCCTGATACTGCGCGCCGGGGGCGTCCCGGTCCTGGCCCATCCCGGATCCCTGAACCTCTCCTGGGAGGAGCTGGAGGAGCTGGTACGGAAGCTGGTGGGATGGGGGATGATGGGGATCGAGTGTTTCTATTCCACCCATACGCCGGAGGATACCGGGCGGTATCTGGCGACGGTCGAGGCCTTTGGCCTTGTGGCCACCGGGGGGACGGACTTTCACGGCAAAAACCGCCCCAAGACCAAGCTGGGCACCGGCCTGGGCGATCTTTCCATTCCCCACGAGGTCTTTGACCGCCTCGTATCCCGGCATGGGCCGGATGCCAGGAAGGTGGTGGGCTGA